TTTATTGGGTTGATGGCGCGGAACAATGCTATGTCTATGTCTCTCGCGCTTGCTATGCCATAGAGGCTCACATAATGCCATTTCGGTTGCTTGCTGGCTTTGTGAATGAGCTGGCGGACTAGCCAGGTCTTTCCGCTGCCCCAAGGCCCAGTTATCATGACTGCGTACTTCGGGCCGACCAGCAAATTGGTGTACCATGTGAGATAGTCAAGTATGTGGAAGTTGGGATTCTCCATCGTTCTTATCGCGTTCTGAACCCCCCTACTAGTTGAGGGGGGTTGGGGGAAGCCTACGCCACCGCGTCGCCGTCACCAGCAGTTCCTTTCGCCTCCGCTGCAGCCGCCTCCTCCGCGGCCAGGCGGTGCAGATCGGCATGCCAAACTTCATGGCGCGGGTTGTCCCGCGGATTCTTCCGGAACAGCTCCTCGGCAGCCGCCTTGATGTCGCCCCCGCGCAGGTGAACCAAGAGCCGGAACCCGGAAGACCCCTGATGGGTAAACGTCTCGCGCCACTCCTCCATTCCCTTCCGCTCCACGGCGCTGAGTTTCGCCTTCTTCGCCTCCCCGACGAATGCCTGCCACCAAGCTGACCGCCGACGCTCGCGGATGGTCTTCCCAAACTCCACGTCCCGGAAGTCGATGAAGCCTACCAGGAACCGCAGCGCCGCGGCGCTGCGGTTCCCGATGGAAGCCGCCATCGCGTGCAGGACATCCCCGGCCACCTCCTCCTTGCACTCCAACTCGATGCGAACCGCGTTGACCTTGCCACCCGACTCTGCGGCCTTGTCGTAGATGCGCAGAAGGCGCTTGCTCACGCGCTCCCCAACCGTGTAGCTGCCGCCGCCCTCCGGCCCATCGTCTTCGCGCGCATGCCCGCGTTTGGCCTTGCAGACCACCTCCAGTCTCTTACAGCGCCGGGCAGCGTCCCAGAACCGTTCCCGGAACTGCGCGGGCGTAATCGACTTGGTGTAGTCGTCCCACGCCACGTCAACTCGCTTGGCAATGTAGGCAGCGCCCAACTTCGCCAGCAGCACATCGTGCAGACGCATTAATTGCTCGACCCCGACGGCCCCGCAGCCCTGGCCCTTGATCTGGACGTGGACCCACTTCTCCTTCCAGTCCACTTCCATCAGCGAGCCGAAGGGCCCCTTGGTCCGCTCGCGACGTTCTGCACGCCTCAGGACCTCCCACGTCCGCCACTCCGGCCCAAGGACTTCGGCAACCAACTCCAGCACGAAGCTCCGCAGCGCACCCTTCACGGTGAACGCGAACCAGTCGATGCGGAAACGGATGCCTCCCACCTGCTCGGGATTCGACTCCGGAAACAGGGACAACGCGGTCACGCGGCCTCCTTGTCGTCTCGGACGATTCCAGCCTGACGCAGGATTGCGTCGACGTCACCTGGCTCGATCAAGGCCGGGATAACCTCCGCGGGGCCGCTCCCGGCCGCCGGTCGTGACGGATCGAGCGCTTGGGCTGCTCGCGCGACAGTCAGCGCCGTGAAGAACCGTTGCAGGGCCTCCACCGACGTGCATCGGCTACCCCCGACGAAGATCGTGTCCAGCACGATCCGACGGCAGCCCTTCGTCGCCCAGCGGAACAGCGTCTGGAACGCAACCCTCTTCGTGCCCTTCAGCTTGCCGACAAAGCGGGCGGCCTCGGCGAACGACAGCACCGACTCGCGCGCGACGTCGATGCCATTCCTGCACGATTCATCACTTTTCATGCTGGCCTGACTAGCGCCCCCAGCCAGGTCAGCCCACCAGACGATCGTTCTCTCTTGTTCTCAAGAACAACGAAGAACAACGGCGAGCCCCAAGCTCCCTCTCCTCAACTCTGAGCAGCAGGGAGAGGGAGGAACGCCATTGACGTTCCGGCGTCCCAGCCGGAAGACCTCGCCGCTCTGGCGGGTCCGCTACCGCACGTCCTACGGACCGCTCCTCCTTACGTCGTCGCTCGTGCTCCGCGCGGACCTTTCGGAACCGTTCGAGCCTCGGCCTCGGCCATCGACAGCTGTTCAGCCCATTGCCTGCCCTTGTCCGTGAGCCGGTACTGCCTCAGCGTGTCCTCGAGTAGGTTCCACTTCACGAGGTCCGGCTTCCGTTGCCGAACGAGCTGCGCTCGGACCGGCCGGTGCGCCCGCTTGCTAGCGTCGGGCGCGATCCCTTTCGCGCCTATGGCACCCGCCGAAAGCGCTACAAGGATCGCCCGATCGTCCCACGCCAGATCTCCAGCCCTGTTGGGTGGGTCTCGATCCTGTTGCGGACGTCGTGGCTGCACGGGAAGACGCTCCTCCTGCTTCCACTCAAGCACGCTGGCGTCCCCACTGAGCGCGTTCAACAACCGGCGGCACAGTTCCCACAACGCATGCGTGAACGAGCTGAGCATCAGCGGATTGCCGGTCTCGAACCCGATCATGACGCCACCGCGAACGTCGCCCTCCAGCAACCCCAGCGCGCTGTGATCTTGTCCGACTATCTCCATCGTCCGGATCCACCGAATGAGCGACGCCATCAGGACTCGATCCTCGATGGCCCGGTCCCACTCGCCGGTGCCCGGCGTGCGCCGCATCCCCTTCTCGATGAGAACGAGTTCCACTAGTTGCTCGTGAAGCAGGCGCGCCTGGTCAATCCCCTGCCTCAACTCTTCCGGTCCAAGCGGCCATTCTCGGCCCGCGAACTCCGGTGACTCTGGCAGCGCCTGCGCGACCGCCAGTTCCCGGTCGAGCCCGCCGCTGACCTCCATGAGTACGCGGCCCTCACCAACCAACTGGATGCAGCGGCGCAGCGTCTTTCGACCCGCGGCAGTCTTGACCGCGCCAAGCAGGTTCGGAAGGTGGAAGCACTTCATCTCACTTGGTTCGAGAGGGTTCCAATCGGCTGCCGTTTCCTCGGGTTCCGTCGCCATCAAGCCACGCTACCCGAGCCGCTCCATCGCCTCTACGGCCCTGGCCTGA
The Planctomycetia bacterium genome window above contains:
- a CDS encoding DUF1580 domain-containing protein, giving the protein MKSDESCRNGIDVARESVLSFAEAARFVGKLKGTKRVAFQTLFRWATKGCRRIVLDTIFVGGSRCTSVEALQRFFTALTVARAAQALDPSRPAAGSGPAEVIPALIEPGDVDAILRQAGIVRDDKEAA
- a CDS encoding replication initiation factor domain-containing protein; translation: MTALSLFPESNPEQVGGIRFRIDWFAFTVKGALRSFVLELVAEVLGPEWRTWEVLRRAERRERTKGPFGSLMEVDWKEKWVHVQIKGQGCGAVGVEQLMRLHDVLLAKLGAAYIAKRVDVAWDDYTKSITPAQFRERFWDAARRCKRLEVVCKAKRGHAREDDGPEGGGSYTVGERVSKRLLRIYDKAAESGGKVNAVRIELECKEEVAGDVLHAMAASIGNRSAAALRFLVGFIDFRDVEFGKTIRERRRSAWWQAFVGEAKKAKLSAVERKGMEEWRETFTHQGSSGFRLLVHLRGGDIKAAAEELFRKNPRDNPRHEVWHADLHRLAAEEAAAAEAKGTAGDGDAVA